From a single Notolabrus celidotus isolate fNotCel1 chromosome 7, fNotCel1.pri, whole genome shotgun sequence genomic region:
- the zgc:175214 gene encoding RING finger protein 122 yields the protein MQPFQWCNGCLCGLGSQRSEHYCSMTSDIYHLPLNVYVIVLGIGLFVFMLSLIFCCYLFRLKQQGTREQFSYNEVVLKGASKKLSLLGQTCAVCLEEFRTRDELGVCPCSHAFHKKCLLKWLEIRSVCPMCNKPILRLHNDANQGAEGPMDPEEV from the exons ATGCAACCATTCCAATGGTGTAACG GATGCCTGTGTGGTTTGGGTTCTCAGCGCTCTGAACACTACTGCAGCATGACGTCTGACATCTATCACCTCCCGCTCAATGTGTATGTCATTGTGCTGGGCATCGGCCTCTTTGTCTTCATGCTCAGCCTCATCTTCTGCTGCTACCTTTTCAG GTTGAAACAACAAGGAACGAGGGAGCAGTTCAGCTACAATGAG GTGGTACTGAAGGGAGCAAGCAAGAAACTCAGCCTCCTGGGA caaACTTGTGCCGTGTGTTTGGAAGAATTCAGGACCAGAGATGAACTTGGAGTGTGCCCTTGCTCACATGCATTTCACAAGAA GTGCCTCCTCAAGTGGCTGGAGATCCGCAGCGTGTGCCCAATGTGTAACAAGCCCATCCTCCGGCTCCATAATGATGCTAACCAGGGTGCCGAGGGTCCAATGGACCCAGAGGAGGTGTGA